A region from the Pseudonocardia petroleophila genome encodes:
- the murJ gene encoding murein biosynthesis integral membrane protein MurJ codes for MPGVPPPWADSRRPGASRPDRSGDQPTNIIRTRYAPPPSSDEITQIFAPVTDAEPAPSLGRSSSLMAIASLVSRVTGFLRQIVLVGVLGLGLVNSSYTVSNNLPNIIYELLIGGVLSSVLIPLLVRAQTEDEDGGDTYTRRLLTLAGSALLLATVVAMVAAPLITSIYVGAADDAATGPLTTAFAYLLLPQIFFYGLGALFGAILNSRGVFGPFAWAPVLNNVVVLLVLGVFVLIPGEISIDPVRMGEPKLLVLGLGTTLGIVVQAAVLIPAMRRIGFRYKPTWGWDRRLTETGGLALWVVGYVLIGQIGLVVTTNVAIAASPGGPATYTNAWLLLQVPYGILGVSMLTALMPRMSRAAAEGRTADVVADLALGSRLSAVFLVPISALITVFGTPIALALFAWDADNVPGAQVLGSALAVSAFGLLPYAITMLQLRVFYALADSRTPTLVQVFTVGVKIPMLLLAGAVLPPEQVVLGLAAANSASFVFGAVLGQFLLRRRLGPLPTLEVLGTMASVTVAALLGTFVAFGVVTLLPLPAGWSAPATAWTSLVVALIVAAPAMLAAMKLLRVKEVDGVVDRFSRLAARVIPRRGSGA; via the coding sequence CTGCCCGGCGTCCCGCCGCCGTGGGCCGACTCGCGGCGCCCCGGCGCGTCGCGCCCCGACCGCAGCGGCGACCAGCCGACCAACATCATCCGGACCCGCTACGCCCCGCCGCCGAGCTCGGACGAGATCACCCAGATCTTCGCGCCGGTCACCGACGCCGAACCGGCCCCGTCGCTCGGCCGCTCCAGCAGCCTGATGGCGATCGCCAGCCTGGTGTCGCGGGTGACCGGGTTCCTGCGCCAGATCGTGCTGGTCGGCGTGCTCGGTCTCGGGCTCGTCAACAGCTCGTACACGGTCTCGAACAACCTGCCGAACATCATCTACGAGCTGCTCATCGGCGGCGTGCTGTCCAGCGTGCTGATCCCGCTGCTGGTCCGCGCCCAGACCGAGGACGAGGACGGCGGCGACACCTACACCCGCCGCCTGCTCACCCTGGCCGGCTCGGCGCTGCTCCTGGCCACCGTGGTCGCGATGGTCGCGGCCCCGCTGATCACCTCGATCTACGTCGGAGCGGCGGACGACGCCGCCACGGGCCCGCTGACCACGGCGTTCGCCTACCTGCTGCTGCCGCAGATCTTCTTCTACGGCCTCGGCGCGCTGTTCGGCGCGATCCTCAACAGCCGCGGCGTGTTCGGCCCCTTCGCCTGGGCCCCCGTCCTCAACAACGTCGTCGTGCTGCTCGTGCTCGGCGTCTTCGTGCTGATCCCGGGCGAGATCAGCATCGACCCGGTGCGGATGGGGGAGCCCAAGCTCCTCGTCCTGGGTCTGGGCACCACGCTGGGCATCGTCGTGCAGGCCGCCGTGCTGATCCCGGCGATGCGCCGGATCGGGTTCCGCTACAAGCCCACCTGGGGCTGGGACCGACGCCTCACCGAGACCGGCGGGCTGGCCCTGTGGGTCGTGGGCTACGTGCTGATCGGGCAGATCGGGCTCGTCGTCACGACCAACGTCGCGATCGCCGCCTCCCCGGGCGGCCCGGCGACCTACACCAACGCGTGGCTGCTGCTGCAGGTCCCGTACGGCATCCTCGGGGTCTCGATGCTCACCGCGCTGATGCCGCGGATGAGCCGGGCCGCCGCCGAGGGCCGCACCGCCGACGTCGTGGCCGACCTGGCGCTGGGCAGCCGCCTGTCCGCGGTCTTCCTCGTGCCGATCTCGGCGCTGATCACGGTGTTCGGCACGCCGATCGCGCTGGCGCTGTTCGCCTGGGACGCCGACAACGTCCCGGGCGCGCAGGTCCTCGGCAGCGCGCTCGCCGTCTCCGCGTTCGGCCTGCTGCCCTACGCCATCACCATGCTGCAGCTGCGGGTGTTCTACGCGCTCGCCGACAGCCGCACCCCGACGCTGGTGCAGGTCTTCACCGTCGGGGTGAAGATCCCGATGCTGCTGCTGGCGGGCGCGGTGCTGCCGCCGGAGCAGGTGGTGCTCGGCCTGGCGGCGGCCAACAGCGCGTCGTTCGTGTTCGGCGCGGTGCTCGGCCAGTTCCTGCTGCGGCGCCGGCTGGGTCCCCTGCCCACCCTCGAGGTGCTCGGGACCATGGCATCGGTCACGGTCGCGGCGCTGCTGGGCACCTTCGTGGCGTTCGGCGTGGTGACGCTCCTGCCCCTCCCGGCCGGCTGGTCGGCCCCCGCCACGGCGTGGACCTCCCTGGTCGTCGCCCTGATCGTCGCCGCGCCCGCGATGCTGGCCGCGATGAAGCTGCTCAGGGTCAAGGAGGTCGACGGGGTCGTCGACCGATTCTCCCGGCTCGCCGCGCGCGTGATTCCTCGTCGTGGGAGCGGTGCCTGA
- the trxB gene encoding thioredoxin-disulfide reductase — translation MTTDEVHELIIIGSGPAGYTAAVYAARAQLAPLVFEGTQFGGALMTTTEVENYPGFTDGIMGPELMEQMRGQATRFGADLRAEDVEKVSLTGDVKTVEANGVTYRARAVILAMGAAARYLNVPGEQELLGRGVSSCATCDGFFFRDHDITVVGGGDSAMEEATFLTRFAKSVTIVHRREEFRASKIMLERAQNDPKMRWALNAEVVGVEGEGSVSGLKLRDTVTGEERTLDATAMFVAIGHDPRSELVKGQLELDDAGYVKVQSPSTHTAIPGVFACGDLVDHTYRQAITAAGSGCSAAIDAERWLADGAVSTEMAGGGYGQASEQVAAVTG, via the coding sequence GTGACCACCGACGAGGTGCACGAGCTGATCATCATCGGCTCCGGACCGGCCGGCTACACGGCCGCGGTGTACGCCGCGCGCGCGCAGCTGGCCCCTCTGGTCTTCGAGGGCACGCAGTTCGGCGGTGCGCTGATGACCACCACGGAGGTGGAGAACTACCCCGGCTTCACCGACGGCATCATGGGCCCGGAGCTCATGGAGCAGATGCGCGGCCAGGCCACCCGCTTCGGGGCCGACCTGCGCGCCGAGGACGTCGAGAAGGTCTCGCTGACCGGCGACGTCAAGACGGTCGAGGCCAACGGGGTCACCTACCGGGCCCGCGCCGTCATCCTCGCGATGGGGGCGGCCGCGCGGTACCTGAACGTGCCCGGCGAGCAGGAGCTCCTCGGCCGCGGCGTGTCCTCCTGCGCCACCTGCGACGGGTTCTTCTTCCGCGACCACGACATCACCGTGGTCGGGGGCGGCGACTCCGCGATGGAGGAGGCCACCTTCCTCACGCGCTTCGCGAAGTCGGTCACGATCGTGCACCGCCGCGAGGAGTTCCGGGCGTCGAAGATCATGCTGGAGCGGGCCCAGAATGACCCGAAGATGCGCTGGGCGCTCAACGCCGAGGTCGTCGGCGTCGAGGGGGAGGGCAGCGTGTCGGGCCTGAAGCTGCGCGACACCGTCACCGGCGAGGAGCGCACGCTCGACGCCACCGCGATGTTCGTCGCGATCGGCCACGACCCGCGCAGCGAGCTCGTCAAGGGCCAGCTGGAGCTCGACGACGCCGGCTACGTGAAGGTGCAGTCGCCCAGCACGCACACCGCGATCCCCGGGGTCTTCGCCTGCGGCGACCTCGTCGACCACACCTACCGGCAGGCGATCACCGCGGCCGGTTCCGGCTGTTCCGCGGCGATCGACGCCGAGCGCTGGCTCGCCGACGGGGCGGTCAGCACAGAGATGGCGGGCGGTGGCTACGGCCAGGCGTCCGAGCAGGTCGCTGCCGTCACCGGCTGA
- the trxA gene encoding thioredoxin has translation MGNNTVDVTDDTFDADVLKSDKVVVVDFWATWCGPCKMVAPVLDEIAGENKEKLTVAKLDIDANPETARTFQVMSIPTMIVFQDGKPVKQIVGAKPKAALLKDLADYLG, from the coding sequence ATGGGCAACAACACCGTCGACGTCACCGACGACACCTTCGACGCCGACGTCCTCAAGAGCGACAAGGTCGTCGTCGTCGACTTCTGGGCCACCTGGTGCGGCCCGTGCAAGATGGTCGCGCCGGTGCTGGACGAGATCGCCGGTGAGAACAAGGAGAAGCTCACCGTCGCGAAGCTCGACATCGACGCCAACCCGGAGACCGCCCGGACGTTCCAGGTCATGTCGATCCCGACCATGATCGTGTTCCAGGACGGCAAGCCGGTCAAGCAGATCGTCGGCGCCAAGCCGAAGGCCGCCCTCCTCAAGGACCTGGCCGACTACCTGGGCTGA
- a CDS encoding NUDIX hydrolase yields the protein MSTSRGRSGGRRAGGPPDRRRRLRTVDETSAGGLVVDHASGTAAVIGRLDRRGRLLWSLPKGHIEAGETAEQAAVREVEEETGIIGTVVAPLGTIDFWFVAEDRRVHKTVHHFLMRALGGELSDSDVEVSEVAWVPLRELESRLAYADERRLIRRATELLEDSA from the coding sequence ATGTCCACATCCCGCGGTCGCTCGGGTGGGCGCCGCGCGGGTGGCCCACCGGACCGACGACGCCGGCTGCGCACGGTCGACGAGACGTCGGCGGGCGGCCTCGTCGTCGACCACGCCTCCGGCACGGCCGCCGTGATCGGACGCCTCGACCGGCGCGGACGGCTGCTCTGGTCGCTCCCCAAGGGCCACATCGAGGCCGGTGAGACCGCGGAGCAGGCCGCGGTGCGCGAGGTCGAGGAGGAGACCGGCATCATCGGCACCGTGGTCGCACCCCTGGGCACCATCGACTTCTGGTTCGTCGCGGAGGACCGCCGCGTGCACAAGACCGTGCACCACTTCCTCATGCGCGCCCTGGGCGGCGAGCTGTCCGACTCCGACGTCGAGGTCTCCGAGGTGGCATGGGTGCCGCTGCGGGAGCTCGAGTCGCGGCTCGCCTACGCCGACGAACGACGGCTGATCCGGCGGGCCACCGAGCTGCTGGAGGATTCGGCGTGA
- a CDS encoding DUF6049 family protein, with amino-acid sequence MRPVAALVAIIVVLLVGPATGAALAAPRQPAPVPAPGALTLVLDELAPRVVTGSGPTVLTVTGTLTNTGDETVTDIGVRLQRGQPLTSEGAVRDALEGDAPTDSIAPQFQELPDALGVGEQVPVRLTVPLRGAPETTLALAATGVYELLVNVNGVPGDGDRARLAAVRMLLPVVGLPDVADAGTPPTAATPFSLLYPVVDVPRRLTTAPGEPVRLTDDSLADSFAPTGRLGGLVTALAEAAPAGSPVRTATCVVTDADLLQTAQGMSQGYVVPAADGSLVPGRGAEAAGAWLAAFAEAARGMCVLALPFADADVVALARGDLAGSAVGAVTAGRGLVADLLGTPVLEGTAWPADGVVDEAGLAAFTEGDVRSLVLSADGLDLPAQAESAGTVPVATAGPAVTAVVTDPLVTLAAGGRSTSTTAVPGRGGAAAATTAGGPLSGQDVLGTVAFRAVEEAPTGGPLVIAPPHRWDLDGGAARALLDGFGTLVDAGFLSPRGLGSALATPTSTAERTLDYPIDAGAREVAPAAVAAIGPVLDDIADLDSSVVDDELGVDPDDLFDPLVLGAVRPASAAWRGSPEQATEAADALADRVAELRGAVAVLEPPSPFSLGTSTSPLLLTVANGLPVTMRVRVEVSSTSGLRVAPIPVVEVPPFGRRQIQASAEVQRSGVFTVDATVRSIDGGLLGSPSRLQVRSTAYGTITLWLTGTAGVLLVVLAARRILRRIRSEPGRNTPRPPRPGSPETIPDTAETALPADRPGTRPPPTTPSRTGAGETATTAGDRTLPVPALTPHPLPAPNGPIPAGPATGRNRPAPSAPSEPSGPPPVVRRPDVPVPPGSVPPRPGRPPVRPPGSR; translated from the coding sequence GTGAGACCGGTCGCGGCCCTGGTCGCGATCATCGTCGTGCTGCTCGTCGGCCCGGCCACGGGTGCGGCGCTCGCGGCACCCCGCCAGCCTGCCCCGGTCCCGGCGCCCGGTGCCCTCACCCTCGTCCTCGACGAGCTCGCCCCGCGGGTCGTGACCGGGTCCGGCCCGACCGTCCTCACCGTGACGGGCACGCTCACGAACACCGGCGACGAGACCGTCACCGACATCGGGGTGCGCCTGCAGCGCGGCCAGCCGCTCACCTCCGAGGGCGCGGTGCGCGACGCGCTGGAGGGCGACGCCCCGACCGACTCGATCGCGCCGCAGTTCCAGGAGCTCCCCGACGCGCTCGGCGTGGGCGAGCAGGTGCCCGTCCGGCTGACGGTGCCGCTGCGCGGGGCCCCCGAGACCACGCTGGCGCTGGCGGCGACCGGCGTCTACGAGCTGCTCGTCAACGTCAACGGCGTGCCCGGCGACGGCGACCGCGCCCGGCTCGCCGCGGTGCGGATGCTGCTGCCGGTGGTGGGTCTGCCCGACGTCGCCGACGCGGGCACCCCGCCCACGGCCGCCACCCCGTTCTCCCTCCTTTACCCCGTCGTCGACGTCCCGCGGCGGCTGACGACGGCGCCCGGCGAGCCCGTCCGGCTCACCGACGACTCCCTCGCCGACTCCTTCGCACCCACCGGTCGGCTCGGCGGGCTCGTCACCGCGCTCGCCGAGGCCGCCCCCGCCGGGTCCCCGGTCCGCACGGCCACCTGCGTGGTCACCGACGCCGACCTCCTGCAGACCGCCCAGGGGATGAGCCAGGGCTACGTCGTCCCCGCCGCCGACGGCTCGCTCGTCCCGGGGCGCGGCGCGGAGGCCGCGGGGGCGTGGCTCGCCGCGTTCGCCGAGGCCGCGCGCGGGATGTGCGTGCTCGCGCTCCCGTTCGCCGACGCCGACGTCGTCGCGCTGGCCCGGGGCGACCTCGCGGGCAGCGCCGTCGGGGCCGTCACCGCCGGGCGCGGGCTCGTCGCCGACCTGCTCGGCACGCCCGTGCTCGAGGGCACGGCCTGGCCGGCCGACGGCGTCGTCGACGAGGCCGGGCTGGCCGCGTTCACCGAGGGCGACGTGCGGTCGCTGGTGCTCTCCGCCGACGGGCTCGACCTGCCCGCGCAGGCCGAGTCCGCCGGCACGGTGCCCGTCGCGACGGCCGGGCCCGCCGTCACCGCCGTCGTCACCGACCCGCTGGTGACGCTGGCCGCGGGCGGCCGCAGCACGAGCACCACCGCGGTCCCCGGCCGCGGCGGGGCGGCCGCGGCCACCACGGCCGGCGGACCGCTCTCCGGTCAGGACGTGCTCGGCACCGTGGCGTTCCGGGCCGTCGAGGAGGCGCCGACCGGGGGTCCGCTGGTGATCGCCCCGCCGCACCGCTGGGACCTCGACGGCGGCGCCGCCCGGGCCCTGCTGGACGGGTTCGGCACGCTGGTCGACGCGGGGTTCCTCAGCCCGCGCGGCCTCGGCTCGGCGCTGGCCACACCCACCTCCACGGCCGAGCGCACGCTGGACTACCCGATCGACGCCGGGGCCCGCGAGGTCGCCCCGGCCGCCGTCGCGGCCATCGGCCCGGTGCTCGACGACATCGCCGACCTCGACTCCTCCGTCGTCGACGACGAGCTGGGGGTCGACCCGGACGACCTCTTCGACCCCCTGGTCCTCGGCGCCGTCCGCCCGGCCTCGGCCGCGTGGCGGGGCAGCCCCGAGCAGGCGACGGAGGCCGCCGACGCGCTGGCCGACCGCGTCGCCGAGCTCCGGGGCGCCGTCGCGGTGCTCGAGCCCCCGAGCCCGTTCTCCCTCGGCACCTCGACGTCCCCGCTGCTGCTCACGGTGGCCAACGGGCTCCCGGTGACCATGCGGGTGCGCGTCGAGGTGTCCAGCACCTCAGGGCTGCGGGTCGCACCGATCCCGGTCGTCGAGGTGCCCCCGTTCGGGCGCCGGCAGATCCAGGCCAGCGCGGAGGTCCAGCGGTCGGGGGTGTTCACCGTCGACGCCACCGTCCGCTCGATCGACGGCGGTCTGCTGGGGTCACCGAGCCGCCTGCAGGTGCGCTCCACCGCCTACGGCACGATCACCCTGTGGCTGACGGGGACCGCGGGAGTGCTGCTCGTGGTGCTGGCGGCACGCCGGATCCTGCGGCGGATCCGCTCGGAGCCGGGCCGGAACACGCCCCGGCCGCCGCGGCCGGGCTCCCCGGAGACGATCCCGGACACCGCGGAGACCGCGCTGCCGGCCGACCGGCCGGGGACGCGGCCGCCCCCGACGACCCCATCCCGGACCGGCGCGGGGGAGACGGCGACGACGGCGGGGGACCGGACGCTCCCGGTTCCCGCGCTCACCCCGCATCCCCTTCCCGCACCGAACGGACCGATCCCGGCTGGCCCAGCCACTGGCCGGAACCGACCCGCCCCGTCCGCCCCGTCCGAGCCGTCCGGCCCGCCCCCGGTGGTGCGGCGTCCGGACGTCCCGGTCCCGCCCGGTTCCGTCCCGCCGCGGCCGGGCCGACCCCCGGTCCGTCCGCCGGGGTCCCGCTAG
- a CDS encoding N-acetylmuramoyl-L-alanine amidase, with product MQLLRRGDSGRAVVEVRATLRQFGMLPGPQPGFPDEIFDVHVEQAVRAFQQRRGLITDGIVGPATYRALREAGWSLGDRMLALMISAPMSGDDVTTLQERLLELGFDPGRPGGVFDERTEKALRAFQREYGLVPDGACGPATLRSLKQLGRKVTGGRPHLLREQELLREAGPRMRGKRIVVDPGHGGLDRGVAVAGATEADLMWDLGRRLVGRMTATGMEAMLSRREDTCPTDLERAEFANSAGADLVLSLHTDANQSMHANGLATFHFGNGSGSTSTVGEALAGLIQRELLTRTAMTDCGTQGRTWELLRLTRMPTVRIEVGYLTNLGDRRNLLDPGFRDVVAEGILVGVKRLYLLGQNDQPTGTFTFSDVLARELERGGAQAI from the coding sequence ATGCAGCTGTTGCGCCGAGGTGACAGCGGTCGGGCCGTGGTCGAGGTCCGGGCGACGCTGCGGCAGTTCGGCATGCTGCCCGGGCCACAGCCCGGCTTCCCGGACGAGATCTTCGACGTCCACGTCGAACAGGCCGTCCGGGCGTTCCAGCAGCGCCGGGGCCTGATCACCGACGGGATCGTCGGGCCGGCCACCTACCGCGCACTGCGCGAGGCGGGCTGGAGCCTGGGCGACCGGATGCTCGCCCTCATGATCTCCGCGCCGATGAGCGGCGACGACGTCACCACGCTCCAGGAGCGCCTCCTCGAGCTCGGGTTCGACCCGGGGCGCCCGGGCGGCGTGTTCGACGAGCGCACGGAGAAGGCGCTGCGCGCGTTCCAGCGCGAGTACGGCCTCGTCCCGGACGGCGCCTGCGGGCCCGCCACGCTCCGCTCGCTCAAGCAGCTGGGCCGCAAGGTCACCGGCGGGCGCCCGCACCTGCTGCGCGAGCAGGAGCTGCTGCGCGAGGCCGGCCCGCGGATGCGCGGCAAGCGGATCGTCGTCGACCCGGGGCACGGCGGGCTCGACCGCGGCGTCGCCGTCGCCGGGGCCACCGAGGCCGACCTGATGTGGGACCTCGGCCGCCGGCTCGTCGGCCGCATGACGGCCACCGGCATGGAGGCGATGCTCTCGCGGCGCGAGGACACCTGCCCCACCGATCTCGAGCGGGCGGAGTTCGCCAACAGCGCGGGCGCCGATCTCGTGCTGTCGCTGCACACCGACGCCAACCAGAGCATGCACGCCAACGGGCTGGCCACGTTCCACTTCGGCAACGGCTCCGGCTCCACCTCGACGGTGGGCGAGGCCCTGGCCGGGCTGATCCAGCGCGAGCTGCTCACCCGCACCGCGATGACCGACTGCGGCACCCAGGGCCGCACCTGGGAGCTGCTGCGGCTGACGCGCATGCCGACGGTGCGCATCGAGGTCGGCTACCTGACCAACCTCGGCGACCGGCGCAACCTGCTCGACCCCGGATTCCGCGACGTCGTGGCCGAGGGCATCCTCGTCGGCGTCAAACGGCTCTACCTGCTCGGCCAGAACGATCAGCCGACCGGAACGTTCACCTTCTCCGACGTGCTCGCGCGCGAACTGGAGCGGGGCGGGGCGCAGGCGATCTGA
- a CDS encoding GNAT family N-acetyltransferase encodes MSWHVAPITLDNLDDLPKRCRRCVFWELSETLGKQAVEFGSVELEKEAWVSEVLLEWGSCGRIVHVDGAPAGYVIYAPPSASPRAAELPTGPVSADAVLLTTMQVMPEFAGEGLGRMLAQAVVRDLTRRGVKAIEVFGEARPGTEPGCMIPADFLRSVGFKTVRPHPRWPRLRMELRSAMTWKEDVEAALEQLLGSITIPMQAAAPVERVPARS; translated from the coding sequence GTGTCCTGGCACGTTGCTCCGATCACTCTGGACAATCTGGACGATCTGCCCAAGCGGTGTCGTCGGTGCGTGTTCTGGGAGCTGTCGGAGACGCTCGGCAAGCAGGCCGTCGAGTTTGGCTCGGTGGAGCTGGAGAAGGAGGCGTGGGTCTCCGAGGTCCTGCTGGAGTGGGGGTCGTGCGGGCGGATCGTCCACGTCGACGGCGCCCCGGCCGGCTACGTCATCTACGCGCCGCCCTCGGCCTCCCCCCGGGCCGCCGAACTGCCGACCGGTCCGGTCAGCGCCGACGCCGTGCTGCTCACCACGATGCAGGTGATGCCGGAGTTCGCGGGCGAGGGCCTGGGCCGGATGCTCGCGCAGGCGGTCGTGCGCGACCTGACCCGCCGCGGCGTCAAGGCGATCGAGGTCTTCGGCGAGGCGCGCCCCGGCACGGAGCCCGGCTGCATGATCCCGGCCGACTTCCTGCGCAGCGTCGGCTTCAAGACCGTGCGCCCGCACCCGCGCTGGCCGCGGCTGAGGATGGAGCTGCGGTCGGCGATGACGTGGAAGGAAGACGTCGAGGCGGCGCTCGAGCAGCTGCTGGGTTCGATCACGATCCCGATGCAGGCCGCGGCGCCCGTCGAGCGGGTACCGGCCCGGTCCTGA
- the sigM gene encoding RNA polymerase sigma factor SigM, with protein MTTPRSDAQLLAAHRDGDPGAFAELVGRHTDRMWGVAVQTLADRDAAEDVVQEALLSAHRNAHRFRGDASVRTWLHRILVNACIDRIRREAARRTVPWPSHDVPSRRPDTASELATRMAVADALAELPTEQRLAVVLVDVQGFSVAEVAQILDVPAGTVKSRCARGRTRLARLLGHLREEA; from the coding sequence GTGACCACCCCCCGGAGCGACGCGCAGCTCCTCGCCGCGCACCGCGACGGCGATCCGGGCGCCTTCGCGGAGCTGGTGGGCCGGCACACCGACCGCATGTGGGGGGTGGCGGTGCAGACGCTCGCCGACCGCGACGCCGCCGAGGACGTCGTGCAGGAGGCGCTGCTGTCGGCGCACCGCAACGCCCACCGGTTCCGCGGCGACGCGTCGGTCCGCACCTGGCTGCACCGCATCCTCGTCAACGCCTGCATCGACCGCATCCGGCGGGAGGCGGCGCGGCGCACCGTGCCCTGGCCGTCGCACGACGTCCCGTCCCGGCGGCCCGACACCGCGAGCGAGCTGGCCACGCGGATGGCCGTGGCCGACGCGCTGGCCGAGCTGCCCACCGAGCAGCGGCTGGCGGTCGTCCTCGTCGACGTGCAGGGCTTCTCCGTCGCCGAGGTGGCCCAGATCCTCGACGTGCCCGCCGGCACGGTGAAGAGTCGGTGCGCCCGCGGCCGCACCCGGCTGGCGCGGTTGCTCGGACACCTGCGGGAGGAGGCGTGA
- a CDS encoding protein kinase family protein, with product MSELASRPSPPSEPPGLIPVQAGPADRDSAPPAGPGAMLAGRYRLRTRVGSDLLAGAEFWQAQDTVLRRDVAVTLLRTLAPEHGAIGGDEDPTGATRAGEMIVRALRSGSFEHPGCARLLDVLAPGAPGLPGDVLGAAVTEWVNGRSLAEAVAEGMLRPLAAARAVVPLAAAAEEAHRHGFVLGCDHPQRVRVTPDGRARMCFALPRPDLRPSDDVRGLGAVLFTLLTSRWPLSGADAARAGLPAATRTAAGALEPPSAVRPGVPLELDTVARGALGPENAPGHVHTAAAVHRVLGDVVAEDERNALFPPAHDGVPSDPDDVWQDRGRPVDPPDPVRRRRLLVGLATLAAAVLLVLGYVGVQVTSLFSDPSTPTIVVGPNAGGSDPPPAADGAAAPVAGPVRVAEVTVVVETGDRDNLNRVSRVIDGDPSSTWSTVTYRQQLPALKPGIGIMASFASAVQLSELSITSPSAGTRVEVRSAPSADASVDDTELITDATLDAGTTVVALDGSQPVEHILLWITELAPSGDGFSSEVGEVEFRRAG from the coding sequence GTGAGCGAGCTGGCTAGCCGCCCGTCGCCGCCCAGCGAACCCCCGGGACTGATCCCCGTGCAGGCCGGTCCGGCCGACCGCGACTCCGCGCCGCCCGCCGGCCCCGGGGCGATGCTCGCCGGCCGCTACCGCCTCCGCACCCGCGTCGGGTCCGACCTCCTCGCCGGTGCCGAGTTCTGGCAGGCCCAGGACACCGTGCTGCGCCGCGACGTCGCCGTCACGCTCCTGCGCACCCTCGCCCCCGAGCACGGGGCCATCGGCGGCGACGAGGACCCCACCGGCGCCACCCGCGCGGGGGAGATGATCGTCCGGGCGCTGCGGTCGGGGTCGTTCGAGCACCCCGGCTGCGCCCGGCTGCTCGACGTGCTCGCCCCCGGCGCCCCCGGCCTGCCGGGCGACGTGCTCGGTGCCGCCGTCACGGAGTGGGTCAACGGGCGCAGCCTCGCCGAGGCCGTCGCCGAGGGGATGCTCCGGCCGCTGGCCGCCGCCCGGGCCGTCGTCCCGCTCGCCGCCGCGGCCGAGGAGGCCCACCGGCACGGCTTCGTGCTGGGGTGCGACCACCCGCAGCGCGTCCGCGTCACCCCCGACGGCCGCGCCCGCATGTGCTTCGCCCTGCCGCGGCCCGACCTGCGCCCCTCCGACGACGTGCGCGGCCTCGGAGCCGTCCTGTTCACCCTGCTGACGTCGCGGTGGCCGCTGTCCGGCGCCGACGCCGCCCGCGCCGGGCTCCCCGCGGCCACCCGCACCGCGGCGGGAGCGCTGGAGCCGCCGTCCGCGGTGCGCCCCGGTGTGCCGCTGGAGCTCGACACCGTCGCCCGGGGCGCCCTGGGCCCGGAGAACGCGCCCGGCCACGTGCACACCGCGGCGGCCGTGCACCGCGTCCTCGGCGACGTCGTGGCCGAGGACGAGCGCAACGCGCTGTTCCCGCCCGCACACGACGGCGTCCCCTCCGACCCCGACGACGTGTGGCAGGACCGCGGCCGCCCGGTCGACCCGCCGGACCCGGTGCGCCGCAGGCGCCTGCTCGTCGGGCTGGCCACGCTGGCGGCGGCCGTCCTGCTCGTGCTGGGCTACGTCGGGGTGCAGGTCACGTCGCTGTTCTCGGACCCGTCCACCCCCACGATCGTCGTCGGCCCGAACGCCGGCGGCAGCGATCCGCCCCCCGCCGCCGACGGTGCGGCGGCTCCCGTCGCCGGACCGGTCCGGGTGGCCGAGGTGACCGTCGTCGTCGAGACGGGCGACCGCGACAACCTCAACCGGGTCAGCCGCGTCATCGACGGCGACCCGTCGAGCACGTGGAGCACGGTCACCTACCGCCAGCAGCTCCCGGCGCTCAAGCCCGGGATCGGGATCATGGCGTCGTTCGCGTCCGCGGTGCAGCTCTCCGAGCTGAGCATCACCTCGCCCAGCGCGGGCACGCGCGTCGAGGTGCGCTCGGCCCCCTCGGCGGACGCCTCCGTCGACGACACCGAGCTGATCACCGACGCCACCCTCGACGCCGGCACCACCGTCGTCGCGCTCGACGGGAGCCAGCCCGTCGAGCACATCCTGCTGTGGATCACCGAGCTCGCCCCGTCCGGTGACGGGTTCTCCTCGGAGGTCGGCGAGGTGGAGTTCCGCCGCGCGGGCTGA